TATGTATGCATCAGTCCCAGGTTGACTGAGAGTGAGTGATTCAAGAAATTTGGACATAAATTTTCAGGCACCCAAGCGTCCACCTACTCTTAATTTTGATTTAGGCCACTGAACCAGATAGCCTAATCTAGTAGATTCTCACTGTCAATCAGATTTATCCGGATCATGAACCTTTCTCTTGAACCATGAGTACTAGTTAACTGGAAGCAAGCCATGTCAACATTTTACTGCCCAAAtaaagtggagagagagagagagaggattatTTGTTTCCACATAAAAGTTCTTTTTAGCAAAGGAAGACAGGAAATGAATCAGGCAGAATTTTGCTTCAAACAATGTGGCACCAAGCCCAAGAAAGATGCTAAAGGATCTTAAGTGTCTATGAATGAACACAACAACCAGAAGGCCAAGAAGCATTTTCTATTCCACAGCCAGGAAAGTCATAAAACTGGAAGAGCTTCACCATAACATTCTTAAATAATTTCCATATTTACACATGAATGTTTAAACCATTACTTCTAATGTTCTGTATACATTCAGGTTTTCTGATCAGAAAGATTgcaccaaaaacaaataacataCAGCAAATGGAGGCTAAAGCAAATCAACTAGGGTGGATGCCtcaattttctaatttatttaaaaaaatatgaaagtaCTTATTACAgtgaaatatatgaaaaaacaaaattgtagaAAATGTATCTTCAaagaaatactaaataataatatataaaaataattaattagataagATGTTCATCTACAGAGCAACGTCTTAAGTGATTGAAACATACGTAAGTTGACATATGCAAAGTTATAAATGAAAATACCATGGGTATCCAACTTCCAGCATAAAAACCAAGCTAATGAAATTCCAAATTTCAGTATTATCATTACCTGGGTACCTAGGCAAAGTAAAACTAGAAAGGAGCTAATTTAGTTATTAATgagttttactttttactttttaatgaaattatttaccttttttttttttttttgaatcacaAATATGGGACACTACAAAAAATGTCATTGCCATTGCGCTCTCACTTGAACCCCAATGAAATTATttacctatttttttttatatatattaaaaaagaataagttttATGAgtattttctaaataacaatgaGCATAAAAACCTAAGGGAGAcatctacaaaaataaaaaaacaagcaAGACTGGCACCCTACAAGGAAACCTAAATTATATCTCTGACATAAACTCAACTTAGCAAGTGGATTACACCACAAGACTAGACTTAAAAGTGAGGAAGATAATCTGATTTGGGCCCCATTTtaatgtcttcttcttctttgaattTTTGCACATATCAAGTCCTCTCCTCCATGCTACTGCAACCCAGGAAGATAGAATTTGCACTATACAATTGTGTGCCTCAAGATGTTGACAGAAGGTTAACAGCTTTCCATATTAGAAAAACCACAATGCTGTATAAATATTAAGAATCAATCTTGATTTTCTGATGTTCATACctgcttatttttctttttcctttttttatttttatttttttaattatgcaTCTTAAGCTCAATAGTATAATATTCtgaacattaatatttttttttaataaaattttatcaggTATTAATCAAACTTCCCAgtacaaaattacaaatcaaTTATATGTGAAGAATTGACTCCTGAAATCCTAAATTGACAGTAACCTCCACATTCAAGGATATAACTAAAAAACTCATCCTCAATTCTTTTTGAAGATATGTGTTGAATTTATACTTCTGTGAGtctaaaaaaaatctgattatAAGGAAATAACGATGACAACTTACAGGAACCAGCCAACACCAAGTCCACAGCAAGGAAGACGACGCTCTCTCACTGTCACTGGCCTTCCCTCAGCAACTGCATAACCTGGCAAAATTAATGACATCCaaaatttttagtaaataaattcaaatgccAATGTGTTTAGGTGAACACTAAtggtgatggaaaaaaaaaaaattgtattcagAAATTATATGGAATGTATGAATAGACATTATTGGAAATAGTTTACTTCAGATATGACCACTGGAATTTGAAATCTTGCAATCCCTCACAGGAAAATTTCAACCAACTCACtcacaatttcttttattagtcAGATCCAGTGAGTTTAGCACTGACAACTTGACTATCCAACTCACTTACAAACTTCCCAGAATATATTCCCTGTGGAATCATACAGAAACCAGAAGACCAGAACATTTAAAGTTGATTACATCATTATATGAACAGTTCACAATTCCTTTCATATTTACTGGTTTTGGTGGTTACTTTAGTGACTTcaatagccaaaaaaaatattttaaaaactaactAATTAACTAATGAAATTCTATCATTAATAGATTTTGTGCTGCAAAGCtacatttcaatttaaaaatcaCAAAACTTATCAGTCCATAATAGCTTTGGTTTAAATATTGccataaattagttttttttttattcatatcatTGCTATACTTTAGCTCGACCATGAATTATAAACCAAACCATTTAGGGGAATTGAATGAGTGATTATTAAACCCAAGACAGCCTAGTTCCATTATCTCAGGTTGAAGATAGCTCATGCAAAGCCAACATTTTATTGCTCATTTTTTATGGCAAGTTCACAAGCACCCAGTAGGCCTTGAACCCACAATCTCACCCTCCACCTTACTCTTACAAGGTCACTGTCAATGCCTTTTTACATGTTTCAAGTAGATAATCACAAAGGATATCAGTTTGAAGTGTGCGCATGATAGTAGTCCTAAGCAAAGGAAGTTACTAGTAGCCCATATACAAGGCTCACTCATGCCCATAAGAGATCTCTCAATGCCCAAAACCTCCCcttaccaaaaaacaaaagaactcAAATCTATCTCAAAACATATGTATGGAACCTTCCCATAAGCAAATTTTAATCATATTGATCACACTAAAGGAAATTTGTTTCTTATAAACCTATGTGATTATGAGTTTCTATGTTCCATATatgttattattaataattaaaaaccataggtttctttaattttatttctttgttttgataacTTGATAGCTACAATAAGGGAggagggatttgaaccctagatatCTTGGAAACACCAGGAGATGCCAACcacttgagctacaaggctcttcgctccttaattttatttcaaatttgaattttagtatTTCTTTTCGTTTAATAAGACCAACATTGATACTTAAAGCAATGTTAGCAagttcaaaatgaaaataactaGCCACttgtaaaacttaaattttggccATGAACTTGCACTATAAACCTCTTCCACCTCATCTAAATGAAGCAACCTATATAGCCCCAAAAATCACTCTTGGCAGCATAAATTAAAACCCAACACTTGGATATGTGTCAATGTATATATTCAGCATAAATTAAACAAcctatataacccaaaaatcaaTGTTTTGGGCAAACAGTATATAGATAGGACAACATTTCAAACCTATATTGTCTGATCTCCCCAGGCCAAGACATCATTTGGTTTTTGGTATAGAGGGTCCGAACCCAGGTCCTTATTCGACTACAAGAACCTTTTATCAATTGAGCTAAGTAGAGCCCAGTTTTGGGCAACTAGTGATCAAATCAAAACATCtaattttcacatcattttcatTGATCTcaacaacaacaccaacaaACAACCAAATTACACTATAAATATGCTTTCTTTCAATAATGGGTCAAAATCTAAAACAAGAAAAGCTCAAtaattcaagaaagaaaaagactatAGTTAAAATCCACTCTTATCAATTGAGCTTAAATGAAACCCAGTATTGGGCAACTagtgatcaaaaccaaacaTCTAGTTTTCACAAGCTTTTCTTCAATAAAATACCATTGTCAACCTACACAAATGgatcaaaatccaaaacaagaaaaacccaataattcaaaaagaaaaaaagaagtagagGTACCTGGAACGGCTTGATAGCCCTGAGCATAGTactgaggaggaggaggaggaggaggagctgAGGGGTAGGTGGCGCCGGGAGGAGGAGCAGGCTGAGGCAAGCCGATCACAGGCTCATGCTGATGCTGGTGCTGCGGTGGAAGCGGTGGAGGATAGTTGGCAACACCTTGGAAGGTGCCATACTGAGGAGGAGGGTCATTTTGTTGATGCTGGATGTGGTGGTGTTCAGCTGGAACTGGGActcctttgtttttctcttcttggcTCATGTTGATGTTGTCGGatcaaagattatttttttggattggattggattgggatctttctttctttcttttgggttTGGAGAGTGGTGGCGTGGGAGCTGTGAAATGATTGGCTCTTCATTGGTCGTTATCACTACAGTAGGGTGACTTAATGGGTAAGTTTTAGGGGTTC
This genomic stretch from Quercus robur chromosome 4, dhQueRobu3.1, whole genome shotgun sequence harbors:
- the LOC126720888 gene encoding 60S ribosomal protein L18a-like protein; the protein is MSQEEKNKGVPVPAEHHHIQHQQNDPPPQYGTFQGVANYPPPLPPQHQHQHEPVIGLPQPAPPPGATYPSAPPPPPPPQYYAQGYQAVPGYAVAEGRPVTVRERRLPCCGLGVGWFLFIIGFFLAAIPWYVGALVLLCSRIDYREKPGLIACTVAAIIGTIVIILGATKGADDW